From the genome of Bacteroides sp. MSB163, one region includes:
- a CDS encoding ABC transporter permease, whose translation MLRIYLKQAWSLLKENPLVSGLSIAGTALAITAVMMIILVIQVRLAEYAPETERGRMLHIIATRAFMKSNDGNWNNGGMGKRVVRELFYNLKTPQEVSGYARNTVSVSSVAKRTFTKYRATYTDDRFWKIFDYTFLDGTPFTYEDNESGIRKAVISEKLARRLFGKTEAQGQRLLINRTEYTVCGVVKNVPRTARYAYSDIWLPYNSSAGTETAANAYEALVGSFNIVMLAHSTDDFTAIRAEVEKAAKQLNANTSEYGVSFFNGPMSNLDLVVTNNNGFVNDIPYGNWFLRQGSFVFFLLLLPALNMIGITLTNFRKRRAEIGVRKAFGATAGNVFRQVIDENLIITFIGGIFGLVLSIGVLLLTRDIFFPSGTEFNVEMLVRPETFLVTLLFIFLLNLLCAGIPAWRAGKYNIVKSLNNQE comes from the coding sequence ATGTTAAGGATATATTTAAAGCAAGCGTGGAGCCTGCTGAAAGAAAATCCGCTGGTTAGCGGGCTTTCTATTGCAGGAACGGCATTGGCCATTACCGCTGTAATGATGATTATTCTTGTGATACAGGTGCGTCTGGCTGAATATGCACCGGAGACGGAGCGCGGACGGATGTTGCACATCATTGCAACCCGTGCTTTCATGAAGAGTAATGATGGAAACTGGAACAATGGCGGAATGGGAAAACGGGTAGTACGCGAGCTTTTCTATAATCTGAAGACTCCGCAGGAGGTGAGTGGTTATGCCCGTAACACGGTGTCCGTCAGTTCGGTTGCCAAGCGTACCTTTACCAAATATCGGGCTACTTATACAGACGACCGCTTCTGGAAAATATTCGATTATACATTTTTAGATGGTACTCCTTTTACCTATGAAGACAATGAAAGCGGCATCCGCAAAGCAGTTATCAGTGAGAAACTGGCACGCCGACTTTTTGGGAAAACAGAGGCGCAGGGTCAACGTCTACTTATCAATCGTACAGAATATACGGTATGCGGTGTTGTGAAGAATGTGCCCCGCACTGCTCGTTATGCTTATTCGGATATATGGTTGCCTTATAATTCCAGTGCCGGCACAGAAACGGCTGCCAATGCTTATGAGGCACTGGTAGGGTCTTTTAATATTGTGATGCTGGCACATAGTACCGACGATTTTACCGCTATTCGTGCGGAAGTGGAAAAGGCCGCAAAACAATTGAATGCGAATACGTCGGAATATGGCGTCAGCTTCTTTAACGGGCCGATGAGTAACCTGGACCTGGTGGTTACCAATAATAATGGTTTTGTTAATGATATCCCCTATGGCAATTGGTTTTTGCGGCAAGGCAGTTTCGTATTTTTCCTGTTATTGCTTCCGGCGCTCAATATGATTGGTATAACGCTGACTAACTTTCGTAAGCGGCGTGCAGAGATAGGAGTCCGCAAAGCATTTGGAGCAACTGCGGGTAATGTTTTCCGTCAGGTTATCGATGAAAACCTCATTATCACTTTTATTGGCGGTATATTCGGATTGGTGCTTTCCATTGGTGTCTTGTTGCTGACGCGTGACATCTTTTTCCCATCGGGTACGGAATTCAATGTAGAGATGCTAGTACGTCCGGAAACGTTTCTGGTAACTTTGCTTTTCATCTTCCTGCTGAACCTGCTGTGTGCCGGTATTCCTGCCTGGCGTGCCGGAAAGTATAACATTGTTAAATCATTGAATAATCAAGAATAA
- a CDS encoding ABC transporter permease, with translation MIRHLITLIWNQRKQNGWIFAELTLVLLAIFMITDAGYSKYTLYNEPLGYNIDRCWRLHLEETEPGNEGYTGEDERGAKCWERITELTRRLMNTGEVEAVGCSFYSCPYSQGNSWTNVEPAGADSINAYSESLHRQLGDAGFFEVFGIHDVNGKHIRELENPAKDEVILTEKVAQKFFGEKEPRGRLVNTGELNDAAVLAVAPTIRENDFEPATPTFYIKASGSTMEELFEWYRPSSLEYSLRMKRDMTQAEMEEWLASLGERLTSGNIYVNAVTGFEEMRADRIDYVVTDWQMVQLIVAFLLLNVFFGVTGTFWMRTQARRSETGLRMAVGASKGRVVFWLNAEGLLILLLALVPIVIIVLNFRHMDLLSAEVPYTAGRWIVEFAISLGILAAMIMLGIAVPARWIMKEQPAEALHHE, from the coding sequence ATGATACGTCATCTCATCACCCTGATATGGAACCAGCGCAAACAGAATGGCTGGATATTTGCCGAACTGACATTGGTTCTGCTGGCTATCTTTATGATTACGGATGCCGGTTACAGCAAATATACTCTTTATAATGAGCCTTTAGGTTATAACATCGATCGTTGCTGGCGGCTTCATCTGGAGGAAACGGAACCCGGTAACGAAGGTTATACAGGCGAGGATGAGCGTGGAGCCAAATGTTGGGAACGCATCACGGAACTGACCCGGCGGTTGATGAATACCGGTGAGGTGGAAGCTGTGGGATGTAGCTTTTACAGTTGCCCATACAGTCAGGGCAATTCGTGGACGAATGTCGAACCGGCAGGAGCGGATAGCATCAATGCTTATTCCGAATCTTTACACCGCCAACTGGGTGATGCTGGTTTCTTTGAAGTTTTCGGCATACATGACGTGAACGGAAAGCATATCCGCGAGCTGGAAAATCCGGCAAAGGATGAGGTTATCCTAACAGAGAAGGTGGCGCAAAAGTTTTTTGGCGAGAAGGAGCCACGCGGCCGGTTGGTGAATACCGGGGAACTGAATGATGCAGCTGTACTGGCTGTTGCACCCACTATTCGTGAGAATGATTTTGAACCGGCTACTCCCACGTTTTATATCAAAGCTTCCGGTTCTACGATGGAGGAGCTTTTCGAGTGGTATCGTCCTTCTTCATTGGAATATTCTCTACGCATGAAGCGTGATATGACACAGGCTGAGATGGAAGAATGGCTTGCCTCTTTGGGTGAACGGTTGACGTCCGGCAATATCTATGTAAATGCCGTAACAGGGTTTGAAGAGATGCGTGCCGACCGTATAGATTATGTAGTAACGGACTGGCAAATGGTACAACTCATTGTAGCTTTCCTATTGTTGAATGTATTTTTCGGCGTTACCGGGACTTTCTGGATGCGTACGCAGGCACGCCGTTCGGAAACGGGATTGCGTATGGCGGTCGGCGCATCAAAGGGAAGGGTTGTATTTTGGCTCAATGCGGAGGGCTTATTGATTCTGTTGCTGGCTTTGGTTCCTATAGTTATTATTGTACTTAACTTTCGCCATATGGATTTACTGAGTGCGGAAGTTCCTTATACGGCAGGTCGCTGGATTGTAGAATTTGCTATTTCATTGGGAATTTTGGCAGCGATGATTATGTTGGGCATTGCAGTGCCGGCACGCTGGATTATGAAAGAGCAACCGGCTGAAGCATTGCATCACGAATAA
- a CDS encoding ABC transporter permease, with translation MIKIYLKQAWVLLKQNPLFSTLYIVGTGLAIAMTMIVAVIYYVKVAPVYPEVNRMQTLYLTSARFQKGVEPNKQTFQWAVSYQALQEWFYPLKNAEVVSGFMYNSADNNYIQPSDRSGDFTVKLKLVDPNFFRIYPFYFSEGKPFTASDLESGICTAVITQELSRRLFGTTEGVVGRSFSLDYVNYRVCGVVRSASYLTSDSYAQVYIPYSVIPKYRDSNYGIPYLGAFGVTFLVKDDAQAEALRAEIQEIVRKENLLHADEWQVNLWEQPTSHLQRLFKPYPSMTTGVWAQIRYLLLILLVLLLVPALNLSGMIASRMESRLSEMGVRKSFGAGRGGLLSQVMWENLLLTLLGGVLGLLLAWFALYTCREWVFMILEDWAEPVPEGVNVLVSGEVLFAPIVFAVALLFCILLNLLSALIPAWYALRKPIVYSLNEKR, from the coding sequence ATGATAAAAATCTATTTGAAGCAGGCGTGGGTCTTGTTGAAGCAGAATCCGCTTTTCAGTACCCTTTATATCGTTGGTACAGGTCTGGCTATTGCTATGACTATGATTGTGGCTGTGATTTACTATGTCAAAGTGGCCCCGGTTTATCCGGAGGTGAATCGCATGCAAACGCTTTATCTGACTTCAGCAAGATTTCAAAAAGGAGTGGAGCCAAATAAGCAGACTTTTCAATGGGCTGTTTCCTATCAGGCATTGCAAGAGTGGTTTTATCCGTTGAAGAATGCTGAGGTTGTTTCAGGTTTCATGTATAACAGTGCAGATAACAATTATATTCAACCGTCTGATCGCAGCGGGGATTTCACTGTAAAATTAAAGCTGGTTGACCCGAATTTCTTTCGTATCTATCCATTTTATTTTTCGGAAGGTAAGCCTTTTACTGCATCCGATCTTGAAAGCGGTATCTGCACGGCTGTTATAACACAAGAGCTGTCCCGTCGTTTGTTTGGTACGACTGAAGGCGTAGTGGGACGCTCATTCAGTTTGGATTATGTCAATTATCGCGTTTGTGGTGTTGTGCGTAGTGCAAGTTACCTGACTTCGGATTCTTATGCGCAAGTCTATATTCCTTATAGTGTAATTCCTAAATATCGTGACTCCAATTATGGAATACCTTATTTAGGTGCATTTGGCGTTACTTTTCTTGTAAAGGACGATGCGCAAGCCGAAGCGTTGCGTGCCGAAATTCAGGAAATTGTCCGTAAGGAAAATCTGTTGCATGCGGATGAATGGCAGGTGAATCTTTGGGAACAACCTACTTCCCATTTGCAGCGATTGTTTAAACCTTATCCTAGTATGACTACTGGTGTATGGGCACAGATACGCTATCTTCTTTTGATATTGCTGGTGCTCCTGCTGGTTCCTGCCTTGAATTTGAGCGGAATGATAGCGAGCCGTATGGAAAGCCGCTTGTCGGAAATGGGAGTGCGTAAGTCATTCGGTGCCGGCCGTGGCGGATTGCTTTCACAAGTGATGTGGGAGAATCTCTTATTGACGTTGTTGGGTGGTGTATTGGGATTATTGTTGGCGTGGTTCGCTCTGTATACTTGTCGTGAGTGGGTATTTATGATATTGGAAGACTGGGCCGAACCGGTTCCGGAAGGAGTGAATGTACTGGTTTCCGGTGAGGTGCTGTTTGCTCCGATAGTATTTGCTGTTGCTCTTTTGTTCTGTATCTTACTGAATTTATTATCAGCATTGATTCCGGCATGGTATGCATTACGGAAGCCGATTGTGTATTCATTGAATGAAAAAAGATAA
- a CDS encoding ABC transporter permease, with product MLKLILKNLWARRHRNGWLLAELILVSIVTWIILDPVIVMTYDRSIPLGYDTDRLCLVTLSTLQPQAPGYDEEAEDSAMIMKSYFNLTQLVKDYPGIESTAPVLGFAYPNSTGNANTSIRAEGDTLDLPVMIMEFIPHTNFFETYGFRSGQGRTPAELSDYDYTEDDIVMTENTAEHLFHTKNAGNKRCWSKEGNDTIYSPVIGVVENFKATSDSRPAPVIFRPLISIDMEDAYDDMRILLRLKENVSMKRFLHDFQPWMVKELRAGNLFARNVRSYEALITKNESYDVTPMYRRNLAMAGFFLINLCLGVIGTFWLQTRTRREEVGVMLSFGGTPGYIVRLLMGEGIVLTFVAVLTGCLLYLQYAVKEGLERGNNWSQIIDECWIMDFTQHFLIVSFIVFFILLAVVLIGIYIPARKISRIPPTEALRDE from the coding sequence ATGCTGAAACTTATATTAAAGAACCTGTGGGCACGCCGTCACCGTAATGGCTGGTTACTGGCGGAATTGATTTTGGTCAGTATTGTTACGTGGATTATCCTTGACCCGGTTATCGTGATGACGTATGACCGTAGTATTCCTTTGGGTTATGATACTGACCGCCTTTGTCTTGTTACTCTCAGCACCTTGCAGCCACAAGCTCCCGGTTATGATGAAGAGGCTGAGGATTCGGCCATGATTATGAAATCTTACTTCAATCTGACACAATTGGTAAAGGACTATCCTGGCATAGAATCAACTGCTCCGGTATTGGGTTTCGCTTATCCCAATTCGACGGGGAATGCCAATACATCTATCCGTGCGGAAGGTGATACCTTGGATTTGCCGGTAATGATTATGGAGTTTATACCTCATACGAATTTCTTCGAAACTTATGGCTTTCGTTCCGGACAAGGCAGAACACCTGCGGAATTATCGGATTATGACTATACGGAAGATGACATCGTAATGACTGAAAATACGGCTGAACATTTGTTCCATACTAAAAATGCGGGTAATAAGCGTTGTTGGTCAAAAGAGGGGAACGATACAATTTATTCACCGGTCATCGGTGTAGTGGAAAACTTTAAGGCAACCAGCGATTCCCGTCCGGCTCCTGTCATTTTCCGTCCTTTGATATCTATCGATATGGAAGATGCTTACGATGATATGCGGATATTGCTTCGTCTGAAAGAGAATGTGAGTATGAAGCGTTTCTTGCATGATTTTCAACCGTGGATGGTGAAAGAGTTGCGGGCCGGTAATCTTTTTGCCCGTAACGTTCGGTCTTATGAAGCATTGATAACGAAAAATGAGTCTTATGATGTTACACCAATGTATCGTCGTAATCTGGCAATGGCGGGATTCTTTTTAATTAATCTTTGCTTGGGTGTTATCGGTACTTTCTGGCTACAGACACGCACTCGCCGCGAAGAAGTGGGAGTTATGCTTTCCTTTGGCGGTACGCCGGGATATATTGTCCGCTTGTTGATGGGTGAAGGAATAGTGCTGACGTTTGTAGCTGTATTGACAGGCTGTTTGCTTTATTTGCAATATGCTGTCAAAGAAGGACTGGAAAGAGGTAACAACTGGAGTCAGATTATTGATGAATGTTGGATCATGGATTTCACGCAGCATTTCCTCATCGTGTCATTCATCGTTTTCTTTATCCTGTTGGCGGTGGTATTGATCGGGATTTATATTCCTGCCCGCAAGATTAGCCGTATCCCACCAACAGAGGCATTACGTGACGAATAA
- a CDS encoding ABC transporter permease: MIKLYLKQAWTLIKQHRLFTGIYVVGTGLSIALTMTMFIIFYVKFAAIYPEYNRDRMIVLKMMKSYPKNDDKSWNCSGVSYDVVKMLQDLPHLDAIGATSSNYRENYVEIPDNNEPVGIAPLYTDAGFWKVFTFRFLYGKPFTQADVDAKRREVVVPVSLARRLFAADDVVGRRFKMDAQEYRICGVVEDVSAATPSSVGDLWMPITLNSWIVSDNTGKLVGNTQIYMTAPIATDKEALKEEVREVFRKFNLAAPKYMNDLMDQPDDYWTSTFRVNSCGAPDLAAELRVYLYMLLALLFIPAMNLSGMMSSRMDERLAELGVRKTYGATNGSLIGQVLWENLLLTCIGGLLGLLISYLIVLTASDWILTLFDSYTDVEKTPFLSFEMLFNPMVFCTAFGLCVLLNLISALIPAVWALRRTIIQSLNSKR; encoded by the coding sequence ATGATTAAACTTTATCTGAAACAAGCTTGGACGCTGATAAAGCAGCATCGTCTCTTTACCGGTATCTATGTGGTGGGTACAGGGCTTTCAATAGCTCTCACCATGACCATGTTTATCATCTTCTACGTAAAGTTTGCAGCTATATATCCGGAGTATAACCGTGACCGGATGATAGTGCTGAAAATGATGAAATCTTATCCCAAGAATGATGATAAGAGCTGGAACTGCTCCGGTGTCAGTTACGATGTAGTGAAAATGTTGCAGGATTTGCCACACCTGGATGCTATCGGTGCCACATCAAGTAACTATCGCGAAAATTATGTGGAAATTCCGGATAACAATGAACCTGTCGGTATCGCTCCGCTTTATACGGATGCAGGATTTTGGAAGGTCTTTACATTTCGTTTCCTGTACGGCAAGCCTTTCACACAAGCAGATGTCGATGCAAAACGCAGGGAAGTGGTTGTTCCGGTAAGTTTGGCAAGGCGGTTGTTTGCTGCGGATGATGTGGTAGGCAGACGTTTTAAGATGGATGCGCAGGAATACCGGATTTGTGGTGTGGTTGAGGATGTTTCTGCCGCTACACCTTCTTCCGTTGGCGATTTGTGGATGCCGATAACGCTTAATTCCTGGATTGTATCAGACAATACCGGAAAATTGGTAGGTAATACGCAAATATACATGACGGCTCCTATTGCTACGGATAAAGAAGCCCTGAAAGAAGAAGTACGTGAGGTGTTCAGGAAGTTTAATCTTGCAGCTCCTAAATATATGAACGACCTTATGGATCAACCCGATGATTACTGGACCAGTACATTCCGGGTGAATTCTTGCGGAGCTCCTGACTTGGCAGCCGAGTTGAGAGTATATCTTTATATGTTGCTTGCCCTGCTCTTCATTCCTGCCATGAACCTGAGCGGTATGATGTCTTCGCGTATGGATGAACGACTTGCTGAGTTGGGTGTACGCAAAACTTATGGTGCAACTAACGGAAGTCTTATCGGACAAGTGCTGTGGGAAAATCTTCTGCTTACCTGCATCGGCGGTTTGCTCGGCCTGCTGATTTCTTATCTGATTGTGCTGACGGCAAGCGATTGGATACTGACCCTTTTTGACAGTTATACGGATGTTGAGAAGACTCCTTTCCTTTCATTCGAGATGCTTTTCAATCCGATGGTTTTCTGTACGGCATTCGGACTTTGTGTGTTGCTTAATCTCATATCCGCGCTTATTCCTGCGGTATGGGCATTGCGCCGTACTATTATTCAATCGTTGAACTCTAAACGTTAA
- a CDS encoding ABC transporter permease, whose amino-acid sequence MMKIIRHQLWNQRRQNGWIFVELVIVSFFLWTVIDPIYVLTSNLAIAPGYDEERAYALYMDYYDEQHGNYDKTQDSTAIKQENLYRITRLVKNCPEVESFALVTNASFPNCNSWNGGQYFNDTLKVHSQYYQFIQTEGGDVFRTFGMKDAKNGQVMSLLEDCAAREGVFVSERMAEELFGTTDAVGKKVRYGDSTFHEVMGVLQDYKHRINEQPGNLLIQVRGKIESHSWIQWMYMVTFRLKPNVDVAAFEKRFKAEVVPQLNVGNFYFTKLGRFTDIRRKYENESGVTNTLRLQYSLAGFALLCVFLGMVGTFWIRCNARRQDIGLMRSMGATQKGICNQFLMEAWLLVTMAFIVSLPLTIHRVYAVGFANPTENGNPAYWQNQPYTHFLIVSILTYVILLIIALLGTYAPVTRAAKILPAEALRDE is encoded by the coding sequence ATGATGAAGATAATAAGACACCAGCTATGGAATCAACGTCGGCAGAATGGATGGATATTTGTAGAACTGGTTATCGTGAGCTTTTTCCTCTGGACGGTAATTGATCCTATTTATGTGTTGACGTCTAATCTCGCTATTGCTCCCGGCTATGATGAGGAACGGGCATACGCTCTTTATATGGACTACTATGACGAACAGCATGGCAACTATGACAAGACGCAGGACAGTACTGCCATCAAACAGGAAAACCTGTATCGCATCACCCGTCTGGTGAAGAACTGTCCCGAAGTGGAAAGTTTTGCCTTGGTGACTAATGCAAGTTTTCCAAATTGTAATTCGTGGAATGGCGGACAATACTTTAATGACACATTGAAGGTGCATTCGCAATATTACCAATTCATACAGACAGAAGGTGGCGATGTATTTCGCACATTTGGCATGAAGGATGCCAAGAATGGGCAGGTAATGTCTTTGCTCGAAGATTGTGCCGCCCGAGAGGGAGTATTTGTCTCCGAACGTATGGCAGAGGAGCTTTTTGGCACCACGGATGCAGTAGGCAAGAAAGTGAGATATGGTGATAGTACTTTCCATGAGGTGATGGGAGTGTTGCAGGACTATAAACACCGGATTAATGAACAACCGGGTAATTTGCTGATACAGGTAAGAGGCAAAATTGAAAGTCACAGTTGGATTCAGTGGATGTATATGGTGACTTTCCGGTTAAAGCCGAATGTGGATGTTGCTGCTTTTGAGAAACGTTTCAAAGCGGAAGTAGTTCCACAACTCAACGTCGGTAATTTCTATTTTACGAAGTTAGGACGTTTTACAGATATCCGTCGTAAATATGAAAATGAAAGTGGAGTGACGAATACCTTGCGTCTGCAATATTCACTGGCGGGGTTTGCCTTGTTGTGTGTATTCCTCGGTATGGTGGGCACATTCTGGATACGTTGCAATGCGCGGAGACAGGACATCGGATTGATGCGAAGTATGGGGGCTACCCAAAAAGGTATCTGCAATCAGTTCCTTATGGAAGCATGGTTGCTGGTGACGATGGCATTTATCGTATCTCTGCCATTGACAATTCATCGTGTTTATGCAGTGGGCTTTGCCAATCCTACTGAGAATGGAAATCCTGCTTATTGGCAAAATCAGCCGTATACGCATTTTTTAATAGTCAGCATACTGACTTATGTGATACTGCTCATTATTGCTTTATTGGGCACTTATGCACCCGTCACCCGGGCAGCGAAGATATTACCTGCTGAGGCTTTGCGTGATGAATAA
- a CDS encoding ABC transporter ATP-binding protein: MIKLTEINKIYRTNEIETVALENVNLEVEKGEFLSIMGPSGCGKSTLLNIVGLLDAPTSGIIEIDGTRTDGMKDKELAAFRNKKLGFVFQSFHLINSLNVLDNVELPLLYRKVSAKERRRLAEEVLAKVGLSHRMRHMPTQLSGGQCQRVAVARAIIGNPEIILADEPTGNLDSKMGAEVMELLHQLNKEDGRTIVMVTHNEEQAKQTSRTVRFFDGRQVE; the protein is encoded by the coding sequence ATGATTAAATTGACTGAGATAAACAAGATTTATCGTACGAATGAGATTGAAACCGTGGCATTGGAAAATGTGAACCTCGAAGTAGAGAAAGGCGAGTTCCTCAGTATTATGGGGCCTTCCGGTTGCGGAAAATCTACGTTGTTGAATATTGTAGGTCTTTTGGATGCCCCTACCAGTGGTATTATTGAGATTGACGGTACCCGTACGGATGGTATGAAGGATAAGGAACTGGCTGCTTTCCGTAACAAGAAGTTGGGTTTTGTATTCCAGTCTTTCCACTTGATTAACTCATTGAATGTACTCGATAATGTAGAACTTCCTTTATTATATAGAAAGGTGTCCGCTAAAGAACGCCGCCGTTTGGCAGAAGAGGTGTTGGCAAAGGTGGGTTTGAGCCATCGTATGCGCCACATGCCGACACAGCTTTCCGGTGGTCAGTGCCAGCGTGTAGCTGTTGCCCGTGCCATTATTGGTAATCCTGAAATAATCCTCGCCGATGAGCCGACCGGTAACCTGGACTCTAAGATGGGTGCTGAGGTAATGGAACTACTGCATCAGTTGAATAAGGAGGACGGACGCACCATCGTGATGGTAACTCACAATGAAGAACAGGCCAAACAAACAAGCCGTACAGTACGCTTCTTCGACGGTCGTCAGGTGGAATGA
- a CDS encoding ABC transporter permease, with the protein MQTIRQAFTILKQNPLLSTISILGTAFAITMIMAIVITWQTKYADLEPEVNRSRCLYFSAMHVQGKENKDWNNFGKPSAAFMKECIQPLPEVEACTAFSTADVALVSLTDGNNRLKVDAMSTDPDFWKIFKLQFLDGRSFTEAERGGEMMSVVVSASVARKLFGTTEAAGRQMLLNREVVRVIGVVKDISVTAKDAYAQVWSMYHSNELNVTGWWSYNGNRTIAVLARTPDDFPAIKQGVEKRVKDVNAGLEQRQIDIMEQPDNIVAHVNHVWSNIGPNLPMLYLQYGIALFIILLVPSLNLCGLSNSRMQQRVSELGVRKAFGATDGILIRQILNENLVLTLIGGVVGLIFSYLAVYAMRTWLFTNSDNIGTAGDFSLSMDALFSPAVFVLAFVFCLVINLLSAGLPAWLATRRTIVDALNDK; encoded by the coding sequence ATGCAAACGATTCGTCAGGCCTTTACGATTCTGAAGCAGAATCCGTTATTGAGCACTATATCCATACTGGGTACGGCTTTCGCCATTACCATGATTATGGCTATCGTGATTACCTGGCAAACGAAATATGCCGATCTGGAACCGGAAGTGAACCGGAGCCGTTGTCTTTATTTCTCTGCTATGCATGTACAGGGAAAGGAGAATAAGGATTGGAACAACTTTGGCAAGCCTTCGGCTGCATTTATGAAGGAGTGCATACAGCCGCTTCCGGAAGTGGAAGCTTGTACGGCTTTCAGTACAGCAGATGTGGCATTGGTATCTCTGACTGATGGAAACAACCGTTTGAAAGTGGATGCCATGAGTACTGATCCCGATTTCTGGAAAATCTTCAAACTACAGTTTCTTGATGGAAGAAGTTTCACGGAGGCGGAACGGGGAGGAGAGATGATGTCTGTCGTTGTCTCTGCTTCTGTAGCCCGTAAGCTATTTGGAACGACGGAGGCGGCGGGACGGCAGATGTTGTTGAATAGGGAGGTGGTACGCGTCATCGGGGTTGTGAAAGATATTTCAGTTACGGCTAAGGATGCTTATGCGCAGGTATGGAGCATGTACCATTCCAATGAACTGAACGTGACCGGTTGGTGGAGCTATAATGGAAACAGAACTATTGCTGTATTGGCGCGTACTCCTGATGATTTCCCAGCTATAAAACAAGGAGTCGAGAAACGGGTGAAAGACGTCAATGCCGGGTTGGAGCAGAGGCAGATAGACATTATGGAACAACCCGATAATATTGTAGCGCACGTAAACCACGTATGGTCCAATATAGGGCCGAACTTGCCGATGCTTTATCTACAATATGGAATTGCCTTGTTCATTATCCTGCTGGTACCCTCGCTCAATCTGTGCGGGCTGAGTAATAGCCGCATGCAACAACGTGTCAGCGAGTTGGGTGTGCGCAAAGCTTTTGGGGCTACGGATGGTATACTTATCCGTCAGATATTGAATGAAAATCTGGTATTGACATTGATAGGAGGTGTGGTAGGTTTGATATTCAGCTACCTTGCTGTTTATGCCATGCGTACGTGGTTGTTTACCAACAGCGATAACATTGGTACGGCGGGCGATTTCAGCCTGAGCATGGACGCATTGTTCAGTCCGGCGGTGTTTGTCCTGGCATTTGTTTTCTGCCTGGTGATTAATCTGCTGAGTGCGGGCTTGCCTGCCTGGCTTGCTACCCGTCGCACGATTGTGGACGCATTGAACGATAAATAA